One segment of Mycolicibacterium baixiangningiae DNA contains the following:
- a CDS encoding TetR/AcrR family transcriptional regulator, with translation MSSHSVESGGPTRQRLIEVAIELFKRHSVAGTSLQMISDELGLTKSAIYHHFRTRDELLSAVMEPVIAEVTKLVEAAETHRTPHARADHMLGGYADVAARNRALIPLLSGDPGVVELLRSRTEWRTLVERQLMLFADVEPGLSGQVKAALVMSGIASAAGVDYGDVDDETLRDQLIAAGRRTLGLRGSRAGR, from the coding sequence CCGGCAGCGACTCATCGAGGTCGCGATCGAGTTGTTCAAGCGACACAGCGTCGCGGGCACGTCGTTGCAGATGATCTCCGACGAACTCGGACTGACGAAATCGGCCATCTATCACCACTTCCGCACGCGCGACGAACTCTTGAGCGCAGTGATGGAACCGGTCATCGCCGAGGTCACCAAGCTCGTCGAGGCGGCCGAGACACATCGCACCCCGCACGCACGCGCCGACCACATGCTGGGCGGCTATGCGGATGTCGCCGCACGGAACCGCGCGCTGATACCACTACTGTCCGGCGACCCCGGCGTCGTCGAGCTCCTGCGCAGCCGAACGGAGTGGCGCACTCTCGTCGAGCGGCAGCTGATGCTGTTCGCCGACGTCGAACCAGGTTTGAGCGGGCAGGTGAAGGCCGCGCTGGTCATGTCGGGAATCGCCTCCGCGGCGGGCGTCGACTACGGCGACGTCGACGACGAGACCCTGCGCGACCAATTGATCGCAGCGGGCCGCCGCACGCTCGGATTGCGCGGCTCTCGTGCCGGCCGCTGA
- a CDS encoding nitroreductase family deazaflavin-dependent oxidoreductase has translation MSEQAELSPTDWVREQTQRILAQGTTDGVEILDRPVVLFTTTGAQSGKKRYVPLMRVEENGRYAMVASKGGDPKHPSWYFNVKANPSVTVQDGDKVLEGTAREIEGDEREHWWALAVAAYPPYAEYQTKTSRQIPVFIVE, from the coding sequence ATGAGTGAACAAGCTGAACTGAGCCCCACCGACTGGGTCCGCGAACAGACCCAGCGCATCCTGGCGCAAGGCACCACCGACGGCGTCGAGATCCTCGACCGGCCGGTCGTCCTTTTCACCACAACGGGTGCGCAGTCGGGCAAGAAGCGGTACGTACCGCTGATGCGCGTCGAGGAGAACGGTCGGTACGCCATGGTGGCGTCAAAAGGCGGCGATCCGAAGCACCCGAGCTGGTACTTCAACGTCAAGGCGAACCCGTCGGTGACCGTTCAAGACGGCGACAAGGTGCTCGAGGGCACCGCGCGTGAGATCGAGGGCGACGAACGCGAGCACTGGTGGGCGCTGGCCGTTGCGGCCTATCCCCCGTACGCCGAGTACCAGACGAAGACCTCGAGGCAGATTCCGGTCTTCATCGTCGAATAG
- a CDS encoding NmrA/HSCARG family protein, translating to MAAKKVISVVGATGSQGGGLVHAILDDPRGQFTVRAITRSAQSTAARELTGAGAEVVEADLEDGQSMLRAFDGADGAFIVTNYWAEQSAEDEARRTRAAREIAQVETAALAAKKAGVGHVVWSTLEDTRDHFGTDDRVPTVDGRFKVPHFDAKAEADDIFRSHGLPTTFLRTTLFFEGFAGALAPIRGDDGVLRLTLPMADQPMSGIAVADIGKTALHLFAHGTEFIGRTVSIAGDHLTGDQYAAALSEDLGEEVAYSPVSWDEFRAQGFPGAVEMGNMFQYYAENSARFVGDRELAQVRELNPELQSFRDWLELRRNALHTTE from the coding sequence ATGGCAGCCAAGAAAGTGATCTCCGTGGTGGGGGCGACCGGATCCCAGGGAGGCGGTCTCGTCCACGCGATTCTCGACGATCCCCGCGGGCAGTTCACGGTGCGCGCGATCACCCGGAGTGCGCAGTCGACCGCGGCGCGGGAGTTGACCGGTGCCGGGGCCGAAGTGGTGGAGGCTGACCTGGAAGACGGTCAAAGCATGCTCCGCGCCTTCGACGGCGCAGACGGCGCCTTCATCGTCACGAACTACTGGGCCGAGCAGTCTGCGGAGGACGAAGCTCGGCGGACGCGAGCCGCCAGGGAGATCGCACAGGTCGAGACGGCCGCGCTCGCCGCCAAGAAAGCCGGCGTCGGACACGTGGTGTGGTCCACCTTGGAAGACACCCGCGACCATTTCGGCACCGATGACCGCGTGCCGACCGTCGACGGGCGGTTCAAGGTGCCGCACTTCGACGCCAAAGCGGAGGCGGATGACATCTTCCGTTCCCACGGCCTGCCGACGACATTCCTGCGCACCACGCTCTTCTTCGAAGGCTTCGCCGGCGCGCTGGCCCCGATCCGAGGTGACGACGGCGTGCTGCGGCTGACGCTGCCGATGGCAGACCAACCGATGTCGGGCATCGCCGTCGCCGACATCGGAAAAACGGCGCTGCACCTGTTCGCCCACGGCACCGAGTTCATCGGCAGGACCGTCAGCATCGCGGGTGACCACTTGACGGGTGACCAGTACGCGGCGGCGTTGAGCGAGGATCTCGGCGAGGAGGTCGCCTACAGCCCCGTGAGCTGGGACGAGTTCCGCGCGCAGGGGTTTCCCGGCGCCGTGGAGATGGGCAACATGTTTCAGTACTACGCGGAGAACTCCGCCCGATTCGTCGGCGACCGCGAGCTGGCCCAGGTGCGGGAACTCAATCCGGAACTACAGTCCTTTCGGGACTGGCTCGAGCTGCGCCGCAACGCACTTCACACCACTGAATGA
- a CDS encoding MarR family winged helix-turn-helix transcriptional regulator encodes MADRSRLDPDELAAWRSFVDMHHRLERHLARRLQRDFGLSDSDYEILVNLSEAPGGRMRAYELGRATLWEKSRLSHHLSRMEKRGLVSREADPDAGSRYPSVALTPAGRTAIESASPANAARVRELFIDVLGPKRLAVFRKASDDVLAAIEGNHPAQSDE; translated from the coding sequence ATGGCCGACCGATCGCGACTCGACCCCGACGAGTTGGCTGCCTGGCGCAGCTTCGTCGACATGCACCATCGCCTCGAAAGGCACCTCGCCAGGCGCCTGCAGCGCGACTTCGGACTGTCGGACTCCGACTACGAGATCTTGGTGAACCTCTCCGAAGCGCCGGGCGGACGGATGCGGGCCTACGAACTCGGCCGGGCCACGCTGTGGGAGAAGAGCCGGCTGTCCCATCACCTCAGCCGGATGGAGAAGCGCGGACTCGTCAGCCGCGAGGCGGATCCCGATGCCGGCTCGCGCTACCCGTCCGTCGCGCTCACCCCGGCCGGCCGCACCGCCATCGAGTCGGCCTCCCCCGCCAACGCCGCCCGGGTACGCGAACTCTTCATCGACGTACTGGGGCCGAAACGCCTCGCGGTGTTCCGCAAGGCATCCGATGACGTCCTCGCCGCCATCGAGGGCAACCACCCGGCGCAGAGCGACGAGTAG
- a CDS encoding oxidoreductase: protein MSHPETFPLGAITVRRVGFGAMQLPGPGVFGPPRDHDQAISVLRRAVELGVDHIDTAQFYGPEVANELIREALHPYPDNLALVSKVGGTRDDQANWLPAQDPDDLRRDIEENLRTLDVDRLAAVNLRVFGEDGGSTKVDRGLFERQLDAMIAARAEGLIAGIGLSSISREHLEIALERTEIACVQNAYNLADRTSQPVLDLCIERNIAFVPFFPLGSAFVADNPVLGNPAIGRVAAELGRTPAQIALAWTLNVAPNVLLIPGTSSVAHLEENLAVADIELPTDLAI from the coding sequence ATGTCCCACCCTGAGACGTTCCCACTCGGTGCGATCACCGTCCGACGCGTCGGATTCGGCGCCATGCAGTTGCCCGGACCTGGCGTGTTCGGACCGCCGCGCGACCACGACCAGGCCATCTCGGTCCTGCGGCGCGCAGTCGAACTCGGTGTCGATCACATCGACACCGCGCAGTTCTACGGCCCGGAGGTCGCCAACGAACTCATCCGGGAGGCGCTGCACCCGTATCCGGATAACCTGGCGCTGGTCAGCAAGGTCGGTGGCACACGGGATGACCAGGCCAATTGGCTGCCTGCCCAGGATCCCGATGATCTGCGCCGCGACATCGAAGAGAACCTGCGCACCCTCGACGTGGACCGGCTCGCGGCGGTGAACCTGCGCGTCTTCGGGGAGGACGGTGGTTCCACGAAGGTCGACCGCGGCCTGTTCGAGCGGCAGCTGGACGCGATGATCGCTGCCCGCGCCGAAGGCCTCATCGCAGGTATCGGGCTGAGCAGCATCTCTCGCGAGCATCTGGAGATCGCGCTGGAACGCACGGAGATCGCCTGCGTGCAGAACGCGTACAACCTCGCCGACCGGACCTCTCAACCCGTCCTCGACCTCTGCATCGAACGCAACATCGCCTTCGTGCCGTTCTTCCCGCTGGGGTCGGCGTTCGTCGCGGACAACCCGGTTCTGGGCAACCCCGCCATCGGGCGGGTCGCGGCCGAACTGGGCCGTACCCCCGCGCAGATCGCATTGGCGTGGACGCTGAATGTGGCGCCCAACGTGCTGCTGATCCCCGGTACGTCGTCGGTGGCCCACCTGGAGGAAAACCTGGCTGTCGCCGACATCGAACTGCCCACCGATCTCGCGATCTAG
- a CDS encoding MarR family winged helix-turn-helix transcriptional regulator produces MEDDKRTAAEAVDAFGRAAKLVVRAFDERLGDRGVSTPRSKLLAEIERLQPVRSADVARAVGITQATASTLVDALVREGLVMRAPDENDRRAVRLSTTDAGRRQARDWRADYTAAAHEMLACLSHGEKKQLTELLTRLGDHLA; encoded by the coding sequence GTGGAGGACGACAAGCGGACCGCCGCAGAGGCCGTCGACGCCTTCGGTCGGGCCGCCAAATTGGTCGTTCGAGCCTTCGACGAGCGCCTCGGCGACCGCGGGGTGTCGACTCCCCGATCCAAGCTCCTCGCCGAAATCGAGCGTTTGCAACCAGTGCGCTCGGCAGACGTGGCGCGGGCGGTGGGCATCACCCAGGCCACCGCATCAACGCTTGTCGACGCCCTGGTGCGCGAGGGCCTGGTGATGCGGGCCCCCGACGAAAATGACCGCCGTGCAGTGCGATTGAGCACCACGGACGCAGGTCGCCGGCAGGCACGGGATTGGCGGGCCGATTACACGGCTGCCGCGCACGAGATGCTCGCCTGCTTGAGTCATGGCGAGAAGAAGCAGCTGACCGAACTACTCACCAGGCTCGGCGATCACCTGGCCTGA
- a CDS encoding osmoprotectant NAGGN system M42 family peptidase produces the protein MREDGVMSETDSGWMIDTLLTLLQTPSPTGRTDAVMQMIGEIFEGFGLSFSLTRRGALIVELPGESATTDRALVVHADTTGCMVRALKDNGRLEVIPVGTFSARFAAGARVRILCEDSEEFITGTIMPLKASGHAFGDEVDTQPTDWDHVEVRIDRKVSSPEDLIRLGVRIGDYVPLMANPVLTEDGFVVSRHLDDKAGVAVVLALVKNLTDNSVQLPHRTTIMVTIAEEVGYGASTGLPADIAEMISVDNAVCAPGQHSREDTVTVPMSDLHGPYDYHLTRKLCRLAEEQDIPFTRDVFRYYRSDAAAAIEAGANTRAALVGFGVDGSHGWERTHIDSMKATYRLLRAWIQSPLTFAEWDANPSGEGDLHDFPSSKQPAPREKWVPLSRDASR, from the coding sequence ATGCGCGAAGACGGAGTGATGTCCGAGACGGACAGCGGCTGGATGATCGACACGCTGCTCACGCTGCTGCAGACCCCGAGCCCGACGGGGCGCACCGATGCGGTGATGCAGATGATCGGCGAGATCTTCGAAGGCTTCGGCTTGTCGTTTTCGCTGACCCGCCGCGGCGCGTTGATCGTCGAACTCCCAGGGGAGTCGGCGACGACCGACCGGGCGCTGGTGGTCCACGCCGACACGACCGGCTGCATGGTTCGAGCGCTGAAGGACAACGGCCGACTCGAGGTGATTCCCGTCGGCACCTTCTCGGCGCGCTTCGCCGCCGGGGCGCGAGTGCGAATTCTCTGCGAGGACTCCGAGGAGTTCATCACCGGCACCATCATGCCGCTCAAGGCAAGTGGGCACGCCTTCGGCGACGAGGTGGACACTCAGCCCACCGATTGGGACCACGTCGAAGTCCGCATCGATCGCAAGGTCTCCTCTCCGGAGGACCTGATCCGGCTGGGCGTCCGGATCGGTGACTACGTCCCGTTGATGGCCAACCCCGTCCTGACCGAGGACGGGTTCGTCGTATCCCGCCACCTCGATGACAAGGCCGGAGTGGCCGTCGTGCTCGCACTGGTCAAGAACCTCACCGACAATTCGGTGCAACTCCCGCACCGCACGACGATCATGGTCACGATCGCCGAGGAGGTGGGTTACGGCGCGAGCACGGGCCTGCCCGCAGACATCGCCGAGATGATCTCTGTGGACAACGCGGTGTGCGCGCCCGGGCAACACTCCAGGGAAGACACCGTGACCGTGCCGATGTCCGATCTGCACGGGCCCTACGACTACCACCTGACCCGGAAGCTGTGCCGACTCGCGGAGGAGCAGGACATCCCGTTCACACGTGATGTGTTCCGCTACTACCGATCCGACGCGGCTGCGGCGATCGAGGCCGGCGCGAACACCCGGGCCGCGCTCGTGGGCTTCGGCGTCGACGGCAGCCACGGCTGGGAGAGAACCCATATCGATTCGATGAAGGCCACCTACCGTCTGCTCCGCGCGTGGATCCAGTCACCGCTGACATTCGCCGAGTGGGATGCGAACCCCTCCGGCGAGGGAGACCTGCACGACTTTCCGTCGTCGAAGCAGCCTGCCCCGCGGGAGAAATGGGTTCCGCTGTCGCGCGACGCGTCTCGATGA
- a CDS encoding fused (3R)-hydroxyacyl-ACP dehydratase subunits HadA/HadB, producing the protein MTAAPEASPLEARVGHYYQMDDTYLVGREKVREYARAVQDYHPAHWDVAVAAELGYSGLVAPLTFTSAPGMSCNRRMFEQIVVGYDTYLQTEEVFEQHRPIVAGDELHVDVELTSVRRIAGRDMITVTNTFTDTAGERVHTLHTTVVGVTAEDLNPEVKTAVQNAMMHDVDFSGVNTLDGDYEKTVRPESEVRIADGGTTRTPGTPSFDDVKVGDELPPRHTRLSRGDLVNYAGVAGDANPIHWDEDIAKLAGLPDVIAHGMLTMGLGAGFTSAWTGDPGAVTRYAVRLSAPAIVPAKEGADIEFSGRIKSLDPETRSGVIVVGAKSDGKKIFGLATMHVRFS; encoded by the coding sequence ATGACCGCAGCACCAGAAGCGTCGCCGCTCGAAGCCCGGGTCGGCCACTACTACCAGATGGACGACACCTACCTGGTCGGCCGCGAGAAGGTCCGCGAATACGCCCGTGCAGTGCAGGACTATCACCCCGCGCACTGGGATGTCGCGGTCGCCGCAGAGCTCGGTTATTCCGGCCTGGTGGCGCCGCTGACGTTCACATCCGCCCCGGGCATGTCCTGCAACCGCCGGATGTTCGAACAGATCGTCGTCGGTTACGACACCTATCTGCAGACCGAAGAGGTCTTCGAGCAGCACCGTCCGATCGTGGCCGGCGACGAACTCCACGTCGACGTCGAGCTGACCTCGGTGCGCCGGATCGCCGGCCGGGACATGATCACCGTCACCAACACCTTCACCGACACGGCCGGCGAGCGGGTGCACACCCTGCACACCACCGTTGTCGGCGTCACCGCCGAGGATCTCAATCCCGAGGTCAAGACGGCCGTGCAGAACGCGATGATGCACGACGTGGACTTCTCCGGCGTCAACACGTTGGACGGCGACTACGAGAAGACCGTGCGTCCCGAGAGCGAGGTCCGGATCGCCGACGGGGGCACGACCCGCACGCCGGGTACTCCGTCGTTCGACGACGTGAAGGTCGGCGATGAGCTGCCACCGCGTCACACCCGGCTGTCCCGCGGTGACCTGGTGAACTATGCCGGCGTCGCCGGCGACGCCAACCCGATCCACTGGGACGAGGACATCGCCAAGCTGGCCGGGCTGCCCGATGTGATCGCCCACGGGATGCTCACCATGGGTCTGGGTGCCGGATTCACGTCCGCGTGGACTGGCGACCCCGGCGCGGTGACTCGCTACGCGGTGCGACTGTCCGCGCCGGCGATCGTCCCGGCCAAGGAGGGCGCCGACATCGAATTCAGCGGACGCATCAAATCGCTGGACCCGGAGACGCGCTCAGGGGTCATCGTGGTCGGCGCGAAGTCCGACGGGAAGAAGATCTTCGGTCTCGCGACGATGCACGTCCGCTTCAGCTGA
- a CDS encoding NADP-dependent oxidoreductase: MPRTAQFPDYGDPDVLELVDAPPPTPGPRQVRISVRAAGVNPIDWKIIAGFMREQVPLDLPAGAGSDVAGVVDEIGSEVTEWAVGDEVLGVSTTPSFSEYALAEADDLVRKPDGMRWEVAGSLAGAGGTAYAVLQKLGVEAGETLLIHASAGGVGTFAVQLVNARGIHVIGTASERNHDYLRSIGATPVTYGDGLRERVHEAAPQGIDAVLDASGRGEIPLSIELTGDPARVLSLVAFDAADTGIQLHVGGAGSALGNALRELVALIEQGRLTVSISHTYPLEEVAAALDASRTGHLNGKLVIVP; the protein is encoded by the coding sequence ATGCCACGAACCGCGCAGTTCCCCGACTACGGCGACCCCGACGTTCTGGAATTGGTCGACGCGCCACCGCCGACACCCGGACCCCGCCAGGTGCGCATCTCGGTGCGAGCCGCCGGAGTCAACCCGATCGACTGGAAGATCATCGCCGGCTTCATGCGCGAGCAGGTGCCCCTGGATCTCCCGGCCGGCGCCGGGTCCGATGTGGCCGGGGTCGTCGACGAGATCGGCTCCGAAGTCACCGAATGGGCCGTGGGAGACGAGGTTCTAGGTGTGTCGACGACACCCTCGTTCTCCGAGTATGCGCTCGCCGAGGCGGACGACCTCGTCCGCAAACCCGACGGCATGAGGTGGGAGGTGGCCGGCTCGCTTGCGGGTGCGGGAGGCACCGCTTACGCGGTACTGCAGAAACTCGGTGTCGAAGCGGGTGAGACGCTGCTCATCCACGCGTCCGCCGGCGGTGTGGGAACCTTCGCCGTCCAACTCGTCAACGCCCGCGGTATCCACGTCATCGGCACAGCGAGCGAACGCAACCACGACTACCTGCGATCGATCGGCGCGACACCGGTCACCTACGGCGACGGACTGCGGGAACGCGTGCACGAGGCCGCACCGCAGGGAATCGACGCTGTGCTCGATGCCTCCGGCCGCGGCGAGATCCCCCTGTCCATCGAACTCACCGGAGACCCCGCCCGGGTCCTGTCACTGGTCGCCTTCGACGCCGCCGACACTGGGATCCAACTCCACGTAGGCGGTGCGGGAAGCGCTCTCGGAAACGCTCTTCGTGAACTCGTCGCGCTCATCGAGCAGGGACGTCTCACCGTATCCATCAGCCACACTTACCCGTTGGAGGAGGTCGCCGCCGCACTCGACGCCAGCCGCACCGGACACCTCAACGGCAAGCTGGTCATCGTTCCGTGA
- a CDS encoding DUF2252 domain-containing protein: MAADPGAFRTKFRKMAADPFAFFRGSACLFYADVSLQEDRWVDERTSRVWVQGDLHAENFGTYMDGAGTLIFDVNDFDEAYVGHFTWDLKRFAASVALMCWQKALSDQQITRLIETFTRAYLGQVRWFAHADNDVDFSLNLSTARGAVLSALQSARLSTRAGMLDRLTVVDEWDRRFRDLPGVIRLDAPEREKVVEAFNRYLETIPQAQRFRGIAYDVKDVIAKTGFGIGSAGLPAYTVLIEGFNQALDNDAVLSMKQGNVAAPSRVVDDTEVQQYFRHHGHRTAVSQRALQAHADPLLGYTDIDGVGFVVSEISPYEADLNWSELTDPDELAEVIEQLGRAVAKMHCVSDSDSDQSLVAFQTEEAIVEVVGPDESAFVADIVAFGLQYAATVRDDHRHFVEAFREGRIPGVSAT; the protein is encoded by the coding sequence ATGGCGGCGGACCCGGGTGCGTTTCGGACGAAATTTCGCAAGATGGCGGCGGATCCGTTCGCGTTCTTCCGCGGCAGCGCCTGCCTGTTCTACGCCGACGTGTCATTGCAGGAGGACCGATGGGTCGACGAGCGCACCAGCCGTGTGTGGGTTCAGGGGGATCTGCACGCCGAGAACTTCGGAACCTACATGGACGGCGCTGGGACGCTGATCTTCGACGTCAATGACTTCGACGAAGCGTACGTCGGTCATTTCACCTGGGACCTCAAGCGTTTCGCGGCGAGCGTCGCTCTGATGTGTTGGCAGAAGGCGCTTTCGGACCAGCAGATCACCAGACTGATCGAGACGTTCACGCGCGCGTACCTAGGCCAGGTTCGGTGGTTCGCGCACGCCGACAACGATGTGGATTTCTCTCTCAATCTGAGTACGGCGCGCGGTGCGGTGTTGTCCGCGCTGCAATCGGCACGGCTGTCGACCCGCGCCGGCATGCTCGACCGCCTCACCGTTGTCGACGAGTGGGACCGTCGCTTTCGCGATCTGCCCGGGGTCATTCGACTCGACGCGCCCGAGCGCGAAAAGGTCGTGGAGGCGTTCAACCGCTACTTGGAAACCATCCCGCAGGCGCAGCGATTCCGGGGAATCGCCTATGACGTCAAGGATGTCATCGCCAAGACAGGATTCGGAATCGGCAGCGCCGGGCTACCCGCCTACACCGTTCTCATCGAAGGCTTCAATCAGGCATTGGACAACGATGCCGTGCTGTCGATGAAACAGGGCAACGTGGCGGCCCCGAGTCGCGTGGTTGACGACACCGAAGTGCAGCAGTACTTCCGGCACCATGGGCACCGGACCGCCGTGTCACAGCGCGCGCTGCAGGCGCATGCCGATCCGTTGCTCGGCTACACCGACATCGACGGGGTCGGTTTCGTGGTCAGTGAGATATCGCCGTATGAGGCAGATCTGAACTGGAGCGAGCTCACCGATCCGGACGAGCTGGCCGAAGTCATCGAGCAACTCGGCCGGGCGGTGGCCAAGATGCACTGCGTCAGCGATTCCGACAGCGACCAGTCGCTGGTTGCTTTCCAGACCGAGGAAGCGATTGTCGAGGTGGTCGGACCTGACGAGTCCGCATTCGTCGCTGACATCGTGGCGTTCGGCCTGCAATACGCCGCCACTGTTCGAGACGACCATCGGCACTTCGTCGAGGCGTTCCGCGAAGGTCGGATTCCCGGTGTCAGCGCTACGTAG
- a CDS encoding TetR/AcrR family transcriptional regulator: MTAPRPSRRPPVGARKGELRERQLLDAAEAVLAERGYAQMTVNDIAAAAGITRSALYFYFGSKQDVVTALVRRTTDALQEESVAALAESSEPDAVIATALERTALLWREHGVVMRAAVDLGSTIPEIGDLWTHAAASLIEAIAGVLIRAGIQPGDGPGDAPALAAALCWMIERSFYQASKTSVDALDRAQLTCQVAWRRIALPH, encoded by the coding sequence GTGACCGCACCGAGGCCCTCGCGCCGCCCGCCGGTGGGCGCCCGGAAGGGCGAACTCCGGGAGCGCCAACTTCTCGATGCGGCCGAAGCCGTACTGGCCGAACGCGGTTACGCGCAGATGACCGTCAACGACATTGCGGCGGCAGCCGGGATCACCCGAAGCGCTCTCTACTTCTACTTCGGCTCCAAACAGGATGTCGTCACCGCCTTGGTTCGGCGCACAACCGACGCGTTGCAAGAGGAATCGGTTGCAGCGCTTGCAGAGTCGAGTGAACCCGACGCCGTCATCGCTACGGCGTTGGAGCGGACGGCTTTGTTGTGGCGCGAGCACGGAGTGGTCATGCGCGCGGCCGTCGACCTCGGCTCGACCATCCCTGAGATCGGCGATCTGTGGACCCACGCCGCCGCGAGTCTCATCGAGGCCATCGCCGGGGTTCTGATCCGCGCCGGGATCCAGCCCGGCGACGGTCCAGGTGATGCGCCCGCACTGGCGGCTGCTCTGTGCTGGATGATCGAGCGCAGTTTCTATCAGGCGTCGAAGACATCGGTCGACGCCCTCGACCGGGCACAACTCACCTGTCAGGTGGCGTGGCGGCGAATAGCGCTGCCACACTGA
- a CDS encoding oxidoreductase: MKTFFITGVSSGLGRAVAIGALDADHRVVGTVRRADDAERFESLAPGRAHARLLDVTDDYAVASTVADVESTVGAIDVVIANAGYGLEGIFEETPLSDLRDQFSTNVFGVAATLHAVLPYFRQRRAGHLMAVTSMAGLMAVPGMSAYCASKFAVEGLLESVRKEVAAFGIHVTAIEPGSFRTEWAGRSMIRTDRSIPDYDELFEPIREARVRASGHQLGDPAMAAQAVLAILDEPEAPAHLVLGSDALRLIGSARAAVDEDIRRWESISRSTDFPDGAQLASS; the protein is encoded by the coding sequence GTGAAGACCTTCTTCATCACCGGAGTGAGTAGCGGTCTGGGGCGCGCAGTCGCCATCGGCGCACTGGACGCCGACCATCGCGTGGTGGGCACCGTCCGCCGGGCTGACGACGCCGAACGCTTCGAATCATTGGCGCCCGGCCGCGCCCATGCTCGCTTGTTGGACGTGACCGACGACTACGCCGTGGCGTCCACCGTCGCGGACGTGGAGTCCACGGTCGGCGCGATCGACGTCGTCATCGCCAATGCCGGTTATGGCCTGGAGGGCATCTTCGAGGAGACGCCTCTGTCGGATCTACGAGATCAGTTCTCCACCAATGTCTTCGGGGTCGCCGCAACGCTGCATGCCGTCCTGCCATACTTCCGGCAGCGGAGGGCGGGTCATCTCATGGCCGTCACGTCGATGGCAGGCCTGATGGCGGTCCCGGGGATGTCGGCCTACTGTGCGAGCAAGTTCGCCGTGGAAGGGCTACTCGAGAGTGTGCGAAAAGAGGTCGCCGCCTTCGGTATCCATGTCACCGCCATCGAGCCGGGATCCTTCCGTACCGAGTGGGCAGGCCGGTCGATGATCCGTACCGACCGGTCCATTCCCGACTACGACGAGCTGTTCGAGCCAATCCGCGAGGCGCGGGTCCGGGCAAGCGGCCATCAGCTGGGTGATCCGGCGATGGCGGCGCAGGCCGTCCTGGCGATTCTCGACGAGCCGGAGGCGCCGGCGCATCTCGTGCTCGGCTCCGACGCATTGCGGCTGATCGGCAGCGCTCGCGCTGCTGTCGATGAGGACATCCGCCGGTGGGAAAGCATATCCCGCAGCACGGACTTTCCCGACGGCGCGCAGCTTGCGTCGAGTTGA
- a CDS encoding SDR family NAD(P)-dependent oxidoreductase, giving the protein MVSPTRAPTYGAVKAGLHGFAEGLRRQLGPTKTHVLELLPPTTDTPMNANLTGKKMAPADVAAVTLKALERRRPMALPGPTRLLPTMLRLTPKSIRRSVAAM; this is encoded by the coding sequence CTGGTATCACCTACTCGCGCGCCGACCTACGGTGCCGTCAAAGCCGGACTACACGGATTCGCCGAAGGGCTGCGACGGCAGCTTGGACCCACCAAAACCCATGTCCTCGAACTGCTTCCGCCCACCACGGATACACCCATGAACGCGAACCTCACGGGGAAGAAGATGGCTCCCGCCGATGTAGCCGCAGTCACCCTGAAGGCACTGGAACGCCGCCGGCCGATGGCTCTGCCGGGCCCGACCAGGCTTCTGCCGACGATGCTGCGGCTCACGCCGAAATCCATCAGGCGCAGCGTCGCAGCGATGTGA